In a single window of the Arachis hypogaea cultivar Tifrunner chromosome 6, arahy.Tifrunner.gnm2.J5K5, whole genome shotgun sequence genome:
- the LOC112696990 gene encoding uncharacterized protein — protein sequence MDIDHEWEILPDHGYLSDENHQILFGKRNNYDESSKGSVFDNYFTTEAASWNHNNHHHQHQQQLVDHVPIIQLEPRIDDDDDDDEEDTVSQNVFFKNNDQFVEMKKDSSSPKYVSRGLVSPPSAPPVAGEESSDGEFNIWKWGMSGVGAIFSFGVAAATICVFFFGNAHQRNRIHHHHRHKIRFHFYTHDDKRLTQVVQHASKLNEAISAVRGVPLSRAHITYGGYYDAI from the exons ATGGATATTGATCATGAATGGGAAATCCTCCCAGATCATGGGTACCTTAGTGATGAGAATCATCAAATTCTGTTTGGGAAGAGAAATAATTATGACGAGTCATCAAAAGGTAGTGTCTTTGACAACTACTTCACCACTGAAGCAGCATCATGGAAtcataataatcatcatcatcaacatcaacaaCAACTAGTTGATCACGTTCCAATAATCCAATTGGAACCAagaattgatgatgatgatgacgatgatgaggaAGACACCGTTTCACAGAATGTTTTCTTCAAGAATAATGATCAATTTGTCGAAATGAAAAaggattcttcttctccaaaatATGTTAGCAGAGGATTGGTTAGTCCACCTTCTGCTCCTCCAGTAGCAGGGGAGGAATCGAGTGACGGAGAATTCAATATATGGAAGTGGGGTATGAGTGGTGTTGGAGCAATATTTTCTTTTGGCGTTGCTGCAGCCACTATCTGTGTCTTCTTCTTCGGAAACGCCCATCAAAGAAACAgaatccaccaccaccaccgccacaaGATTCGCTTCCACTTCTACACTCATGATGATAAG AGGCTTACACAAGTGGTTCAGCATGCATCCAAATTGAATGAAGCAATTTCAGCAGTCAGGGGTGTTCCTCTCAGTAGAGCTCACATAACCTATGGTGGTTATTATGATGCCATTTGA